From a region of the bacterium genome:
- the miaA gene encoding tRNA (adenosine(37)-N6)-dimethylallyltransferase MiaA, producing MGDYRNAMPSPLPILAIVGVTGSGKNHLAQEVARQTGASLISVDSRKVYRGLDIGTAKPSPETIREFEYGMIDCADPREYFSAGRYCREARALAAKRLASGRPVIMVGGTGFYLEAFMTGLADLPEISPATRRRLREASQQHGWAALAEEARRLDPEFMATVHPGDKTRVRRVLEVGWETGQRLSALLREREMSPAPWPVLVVWPRIDRESAYARIAERVYKMRAAGLTAEVRRLLESGIPPEAPGMATVGYREIVDFLDGKTDEAEAYELIIRNTRRYAKRQETWFGNRGNAIILDGHDIDPERVISMWRHRG from the coding sequence CTCCCCCCTGCCCATACTCGCCATCGTCGGTGTCACCGGATCGGGGAAAAACCACCTCGCTCAGGAAGTGGCGCGACAAACCGGCGCGAGTCTCATCTCGGTGGATTCGCGCAAGGTCTACCGCGGGCTGGACATCGGCACCGCGAAACCGTCGCCGGAGACCATCCGCGAATTCGAGTATGGCATGATCGACTGCGCCGATCCGCGCGAGTACTTCTCGGCCGGACGATACTGCCGGGAAGCGCGCGCGTTGGCGGCAAAACGGCTGGCCTCCGGGCGCCCGGTGATCATGGTGGGCGGGACCGGATTCTACCTCGAAGCATTCATGACCGGGCTGGCCGATCTGCCCGAGATCAGCCCGGCCACGCGACGGCGGCTGCGCGAGGCGTCGCAGCAACACGGCTGGGCGGCGCTGGCGGAAGAGGCGCGCCGCCTCGATCCGGAGTTCATGGCCACGGTCCATCCCGGCGACAAGACGCGGGTGCGTCGGGTGCTGGAGGTTGGGTGGGAGACCGGCCAGCGGTTGAGTGCGCTTCTGCGCGAACGCGAGATGAGCCCCGCTCCCTGGCCGGTGCTGGTGGTCTGGCCGAGGATTGATCGTGAATCGGCTTATGCCCGAATCGCGGAGCGAGTGTACAAGATGCGAGCCGCCGGGCTGACCGCCGAGGTTCGGCGGCTTCTGGAATCCGGTATCCCGCCGGAGGCGCCGGGGATGGCGACGGTCGGATACCGGGAAATTGTGGACTTTCTGGACGGCAAGACTGACGAAGCGGAGGCCTACGAACTCATCATCCGAAATACCAGACGATATGCCAAGCGACAGGAGACCTGGTTTGGCAACCGAGGCAATGCCATCATCCTCGATGGCCATGATATTGATCCAGAACGAGTTATAAGCATGTGGCGGCACCGGGGATAG